In Patescibacteria group bacterium, one DNA window encodes the following:
- the rsmI gene encoding 16S rRNA (cytidine(1402)-2'-O)-methyltransferase, with the protein MLYVVGTPIGNLKDITLRALEILKSVDLIACEDTRVTSKLLARYEISKTLISYHQYSKLQKIDLLINELKNGKNIALVSDAGTPTISDPGDVLVNEAYKNNIKVISIPGVSACISAISISGFNTNEFVFLGFLPKKKGRETMFKSLQTEKRLIIFYESPFRIKKTLNDILEKLGDKEVFVARELTKMFEEVYRGKVSEIMDKVKEKGEFVVVIKN; encoded by the coding sequence ATATTGTATGTGGTTGGAACGCCAATTGGAAATTTGAAAGATATTACTTTGCGCGCTTTAGAGATTCTGAAGAGCGTTGATTTGATTGCTTGTGAAGATACTAGAGTGACTTCAAAATTATTGGCGAGGTATGAAATTAGTAAAACATTAATTTCTTATCATCAATATAGCAAATTGCAGAAAATTGATTTGTTGATTAATGAATTAAAAAACGGCAAAAATATTGCTTTAGTTTCTGACGCAGGAACGCCAACTATTTCTGATCCTGGAGATGTTTTGGTTAATGAAGCGTATAAAAATAATATTAAAGTAATATCTATTCCTGGAGTTTCAGCTTGTATTTCGGCTATTTCTATTTCTGGTTTTAATACTAATGAATTTGTTTTTTTGGGTTTTTTGCCAAAGAAAAAAGGCAGAGAAACAATGTTTAAATCTTTACAGACAGAAAAAAGATTGATAATATTTTATGAGTCGCCATTTAGAATCAAAAAAACATTAAATGATATTTTAGAGAAACTTGGCGATAAAGAAGTATTTGTGGCTCGTGAATTGACAAAAATGTTTGAAGAAGTGTATCGAGGAAAAGTTTCAGAAATTATGGATAAAGTTAAAGAAAAAGGAGAGTTTGTAGTGGTAATAAAAAATTAA